TGCTCACGCTCCCGCTGCGGATGCTGGACCGGCTGGACGGCATTTTCGAGCTGGCCGCGAAGTATCAGCTGCGCGGCTACAGCGGGGTGGCCGGCGAGGCGTTCTGACGCCACTGCGCCGGTGTCACCTCGTGCTCGGCGCGGAACCGCTTGATGAAATAGCCCGCGTCCGGATGGCCGACGCGGTGGCCGATCGCCGCGACCGTCAGATCAGTGTCGGTCAGCAGGCGGCGGGCCTGCTGCATGCGCCGCTCGGTGAGCCACTGCTGCACGGTGCGCCCGGTCTTGCGCCGCACCACGGTGGTCAGGTGTCCCGGGGTGAGTGCCAGCTCGGCCGCCACGTCGGCCAGTGAGATCGGCTCGGCGTACCGCCGCTCGATCACGTCGAAGACCGCGGCGAGCAGCGGCTCGTCCACCGGGCTCGGCGCGCCGGCCTGCCGGGCGACCGTGACCAGCAACAGGGTGAGGTGGGCGAGCGCCGCCTCCGGGTAGCCGGTCCGGCGTTCCCGCAGCTCGGCGTCGAGCGCGGCCACGGTGGCCAGCCAGGCCGGGCGCTCGGTGGCCGGGATGCGCAGCCGCTGCACCCGGTCGGCGCCGCCGGCGAACGGGAACAGCAGCGGATGCGCGCGCCACGACGCGGACACCCCGGTCCGGATCACGTCGGCCGGGAAGAAGATCGCCCAGCCGCTGTCGACGATCTCCGCGGCCGGCGCCGGGAAGGACAGCACCTGCCCCGGGGCGATGACGAACAGATCGCCGTCGGTCACTGACCAATCCCGGTCGTCGAGCACGAACGTGCCGCCGGCGCGCTCGGCGTAGAACAGCACCAGGAAGTCGTGGGTGTGGGTGTGCGGGCCGGGCAGGCTGCTCGGGACGAGCGGCTGTTCGGGCAGGCGGACGACCGACACCGGTGGCGTCCCGGGCGCGCGCCGGTAGACGGCGACCGGCACGCCGCCGCTGGTCCGCCCGGCCATCCGGGTCGGCCGGGCATGCGGCGGCGGATCCGAAGAATGTCCCATCCCCGCCACAGATCCGGCGATGTCACTGCTCCGCTCGCGCACGAGGCTGAGCGTACGACCGAATTTCGTACGATCACCAGAGCGGGAGTCGTCATGACCGAAACTGCCCGGCCGTACATCCCGGCGATGGGCCGGCACTGGATGCTGTTCCTCTACGACCCGTTCGCCCGGGTCACCCGGCTGTCCCGGGTGCACGGCGAGCTGCTGGACCGAGCCGGGGTGCGACCCGGCCAGACCGTTGTGGAGATCGGCTGCGGCCCCGGCGACGTGCTGATGCAGCTCGGCCGCCGGGTGCCCGGCGCCACGCTGATCGGCATCGACCCGGATCCGGCCGCGGTGCGCAAGGCCCGCCGCAAGGCCGCGCGACGCGGCCTCCAGATCAAGATCGAGCTTGCGTACGCCGATCAGCTGCCCCTGCCCGACAACAGCGTGAACCGGGTGCTGTCCTCGTACATGCTGCACCACCTCGATCCGGACCAGCAGGAGGCGGCGATGCGGGAGGCGCGGCGGGTGCTGGTGCCCGGCGGCGAGGTGCACGTGGTGGACGCCGACGGGACACCGCACGAGGGGTCCAGACGCCACCGGCACCCGCGGCTGGCCGGGCACACCCCCGCCCGCATCGGCGACGCGATGCGGGCGGCGGGCCTGACCGCCGTGACCGAGAACGGTCACGGCGAGCGCCCGGTCATCGGACGCTACGTCTTCCTCGCGGCCACCGCGTGAGGTCAGGACGGGTGGGTGTCCCAGAGGGCCATCGTGAGCGTTATCGCGTTGGCGCCGGCGGCCGGCTTCGCCACGGTGGAGTGCACCACGGTTTGCCCGGCCGTCGGACCGTCCCGTTTTGCTCGGGGCCACCGCGTGAGGTCAGGACGGGTGGGTGTCCCAGGCGGCCATGGTGAGCGTCACCGCGTTGGCGCCGGCGGCCGGCCTCGCCACGGTCAGGCGCACCACGGCCTGCCCGGGCATCGACGCGCTCGGCGTCATCAGGCAGTAGGTGTCCTCGGCGTTCAACTCGACCGTGGACCGCGACGGACTCCGTTCGAACGCGGCCGCGCAGTCGTCCGGTCCCACCGCCGCGCCGCGAACCGTGGTGGCCAGCACGTCATCACCGGCGTAGAGGTACAGCGACCCGGTCGACTCGGAGATCCGCACGTCCCCGCCGCCCTCCCCGTCCACCTTGAGGAACGGTTGCACCAGATCGATCGGCCGCGACTGCGCGTGCACCAGCGGCACGGTCACCTTCGCCGCCTGATAGATCACCCGGAACGGCACCCTGTCGGCTGTCGGCGGGCCGCCGCCGGGAAACCCGGTCGGCAGGAAAGAGCCGCCCGGGCCGGGCTCCGGCTTTGTCGTCGGTCCGCCCGGCACCCGCGTGCCGCGACCGTTTCCGGTGCGGGAGGCTGCGGGCCGCGTGGAGGCGGCCGGTGGCCCGGGTGCGGGCCGGATCAGCCCGGGTGCGGGGGCGCCGGGTG
Above is a genomic segment from Actinoplanes ianthinogenes containing:
- a CDS encoding AraC family transcriptional regulator, which encodes MPVAVYRRAPGTPPVSVVRLPEQPLVPSSLPGPHTHTHDFLVLFYAERAGGTFVLDDRDWSVTDGDLFVIAPGQVLSFPAPAAEIVDSGWAIFFPADVIRTGVSASWRAHPLLFPFAGGADRVQRLRIPATERPAWLATVAALDAELRERRTGYPEAALAHLTLLLVTVARQAGAPSPVDEPLLAAVFDVIERRYAEPISLADVAAELALTPGHLTTVVRRKTGRTVQQWLTERRMQQARRLLTDTDLTVAAIGHRVGHPDAGYFIKRFRAEHEVTPAQWRQNASPATPL
- a CDS encoding class I SAM-dependent methyltransferase, which codes for MTETARPYIPAMGRHWMLFLYDPFARVTRLSRVHGELLDRAGVRPGQTVVEIGCGPGDVLMQLGRRVPGATLIGIDPDPAAVRKARRKAARRGLQIKIELAYADQLPLPDNSVNRVLSSYMLHHLDPDQQEAAMREARRVLVPGGEVHVVDADGTPHEGSRRHRHPRLAGHTPARIGDAMRAAGLTAVTENGHGERPVIGRYVFLAATA